ATCGGCGCTATCGGAAATCGTGAATCATTATTGTCCAAAAACTCAACTACAGGGTAGCAATAATAAAAATCCCGCAGTCCAGAAATATGTTTCTGAAATATATTCAGAATTAAACGAtttaaaagtaataaaaCGTTGTGTTAATATGACATTCTTGTTTAGAGATGATATAAGTACTGATCTTAGCAGATATAATTCGTTTCTTACCctattatataatgatatggaaagaaaattatcaaaaaactTAGCTTTAATAGCCGATAGATATAGGTTTCCGAAGGAAGATAAAGAGAAATTGTGGAAAGAATGCAAAGAaggaattgaaaaagaatttaaagaAGTAAACGATTATTATAATAGTATTTGTAAGGATTATGAGAATACTTTGATAATACCgggttttctttttaacataaaattggaaaaatatattaaattgtggaaaaaagttgcatatcgaaatgaaagaaaatggaTTGACACTTTTGAGAGGAGAATAAGTAAATATTACAAGAGCaaagtaaaaatttgataaatagcattaaacaaatgaaaataatactaaaaataataaattaaaata
The nucleotide sequence above comes from Plasmodium cynomolgi strain B DNA, scaffold: 0457, whole genome shotgun sequence. Encoded proteins:
- a CDS encoding RAD protein (Pv-fam-e;~putative), translated to MFNLAMFKICKSVGLFFLLLWIALLVRLSDFNYRKKKNTFTNNISIPHGNAALKSNVDVFARQLSALSEIVNHYCPKTQLQGSNNKNPAVQKYVSEIYSELNDLKVIKRCVNMTFLFRDDISTDLSRYNSFLTLLYNDMERKLSKNLALIADRYRFPKEDKEKLWKECKEGIEKEFKEVNDYYNSICKDYENTLIIPGFLFNIKLEKYIKLWKKVAYRNERKWIDTFERRISKYYKSKVKI